One genomic region from Phocoena sinus isolate mPhoSin1 chromosome 21, mPhoSin1.pri, whole genome shotgun sequence encodes:
- the LOC116746635 gene encoding voltage-dependent anion-selective channel protein 3: MCNTPTYCDLGKAAKDVFNKGYGFGMVKIDLRTKSCSGVEFSTSGHAYTDTGKASGNLETKYKICNYGLTFTQKWNTDNTLGTEVSLENKLAEGLKLTLDTIFVPNTGKKSGKLKASYKRDCFSLGSNVDIDFSGPTIYGWAVLAIEGWLAGYQMSFDTAKSKLSQNNFALGYKAADFQLHTHVNDGTEFGGSIYQKVNEKIETSINLAWTAGSNNTRFGIAAKYKLDCRTSLCAKVNNASLIGLGYTQTLRPGVKLTLSALIDGKNFNAGGHKVGLGFELAA; the protein is encoded by the exons ATGTGTAACACACCGACTTACTGTGACCTAGGAAAGGCTGCCAAGGATGTCTTCAACAAAGGATATG GATTTGGCATGGTCAAAATAGATCTGAGAACCAAGTCATGTAGTGGAGTG GAATTTTCTACTTCTGGTCATGCTTACACTGATACAGGGAAAGCATCAGGCAACCTAGAGACCAAATACAAGATTTGTAACTATGGACTGACCTTCACCCAAAAGTGGAACACAGACAATACTCTTGGGACAGAAGTCTCTTTGGAGAATAAG ttggcTGAAGGGTTGAAATTGACTCTTGATACCATATTTGTACCGAACACAGG aaagaaGAGTGGGAAATTGAAGGCCTCCTATAAACGGGATTGTTTCAGTCTTGGCAGTAATGTTGATATAGATTTTTCTGGACCAACCATCTACGGCTGGGCTGTGTTGGCCATTGAAGGTTGGCTTGCTGGCTATCAGATGAGTTTTGACACAGCCAAATCCAAACTGTCACAGAATAATTTCGCCCTGGGTTACAAGGCTGCAGACTTCCAGCTGCACACTCACGT GAACGATGGCACTGAATTTGGAGGGTCGATCTACCAGAAGGTGAACGAGAAGATTGAAACGTCAATAAACCTCGCGTGGACGGCTGGCAGTAACAACACCCGTTTCGGCATCGCCGCTAAGTACAAGCTGGACTGTAGAACTTCTCTATGT GCTAAAGTGAATAATGCCAGCCTGATTGGACTGGGTTATACTCAGACCCTTCGACCAG GAGTGAAACTGACCCTGTCAGCTCTAATCGATGGAAAGAACTTCAATGCAGGAGGGCACAAGGtcgggctgggatttgaactagCAGCTTAA